Genomic DNA from Mastomys coucha isolate ucsf_1 unplaced genomic scaffold, UCSF_Mcou_1 pScaffold16, whole genome shotgun sequence:
gagagatggctcagtagttaagtaGTTAAGAGGATCCAAGTTCGATCTCAGTACCTAGAGGGTACCTACAGAGTGGTTCACAACATATacagtcccagggaatccaacgccctcttcaggcctctgcatgtatgcacagacatacatgcatgcaaaatactCACATGCGTTAagatataacttttttttttttttaaggaaaaagtaCACGCGAATCGTTACCAACATTCCTTTCACTGCGCGGTGATACGGCttagcaagtaaaggcacttgccaccaagcctgacgacctgagttagAGCCCTGGAGctacatgatggaaagagaggacAGACGCCTGCAAGCAGTCCTGACTTTCGCGCCCCTCCCTACCCCGCCacaccaagaaataaataaaaagatactgccaggcagtggtggtgcacgcctttaatcccagcacttgggaggtgagttcgaggccagcctggtctacagagtgagttccaggacaccagggctacatacagggccacacagaaacaTTCTCGAAAAAGCAAATCAAACCaacttcccccatccccaccccccaaaaaataggTTTCCGCTGAGAGTTGAAAAGAACTCTCTAGGCACCAGGCTGCCACGCGAAATCTTGCCCTCCCGCCATACACGCTTTGCAGCTCAGGAACCCCCCCAAATCTCCCGAGCTCCCTACCTGGGGCTTCCAAATCCGGGCTCCGCGATCCTCCGGGCCGGAAGCGGAAGCTACGGAATCCCGCGGCGGAGGAAGCTGCGCTGAAGGGCTCAGGCGGCTGCAGAGTTCCGTTTACAGTCTGACCTTGCAGGGGTTCGGTTCTGAGCGCAGGCGCTGGACTCTTCGCCCGACAGTCAAAGAAACAGCGTCCTCGCCTTCCTATGGAGGAGTCGCAATCGCTGGGTCTGCGAGAAGGTCAGCCCGATCCGTAGCTCTAATCCTGTTAACCTTTTACTAGATCTGAGCGATTTCATTTTCTGGATGGGAAATGGGAAGCGTCCtgagaatattttctatttaaaaaggaCATCTCTGCTCACCGGGTGAAAACAGCTCCACACCTTCAATCTGCctaaaagttaagaaaagaaattacatacTGTTAGTTTCCCATTGCATCAGCTATCTAAGCCATTCCACTGAATTAAGTAGAATCACTAAAGAAACAAATGGGAAACGCCTGcagaattttaaatcaaaatattgtTGTTTTAATGCCAACTTTGCCACTTGTTGCCTAGTGAGATCTAGTagaaatatcaattttttttcCATACGTTTTGACaactttatgtgtatgttataCCCACATATCCATGTATGGTTATTTACATGGGTTAAGTAATGAGTACAGAAAAACCtacccacaacacacacagatgcacccTCATCTGTTActtctttaaaagatttgttcttcttatatgtgtatgtacatgtgcctgcatgtatgcatatgcaccgTGTGCATGCAGGAGCTCAAGAAGGATTGGAGAGGTGTTGGGGCCCTGGGCCCAACAGTTAATAGgtggttctgagctgccatgtgggtactgggaactaaacccaggtcctctgcaagagcaattaattttcttaaccactgggctatctaGCCAGATCATATCAGTTAATAGGTACTCACACAAAACGTAAGCCAAAAGCACCAAACTGAAGCTAGACACCATTGTGCTTGTCAACAAACTTAACTGAATGGCTGTTCCCTGCTAAGCACTGTTGATACTATTCCAGTGTCCCTTGCACAACTGACAGTATGTAGACACAAATTTAGGCCAGGTAGCATATAATAAgtgtaaaattaattatatagGCAGTAGTATAATATGTTAGAAAGGAGTTCTAGGTTCTATTCAGATTCTAAGCATCATCAGGTGTATAACTTTGAACAAGTTACTCAAACTAGGAGTCTGCactttttgtctaaataaaaatattggaaTACTACCATGTTTATTTGTTGATTGTGTGTGGCTATTTTGGGCTATAGTAGTAGACTTGGGTAGAAGAGATGGGGATCTATGACCTACGAATATTTATAATCTAGATCTTATTCAACATGAACTCTTAACCTGGttccttatttgtaaaatggCGTTAGCATCTACTCTGTTGGTCTCACAAAATTGGTCATAAGAATCtaatggggggctggagagatggctcagcagttaagagcagtgcctgctcttccagaggtcctgagttcaattcccagcaaccacatggtggctcacaaccatctgcaatgggattaGATGCcgttttctggtgtgtctgaaaacagttacagtgtacttacatataataaataaataaaataaataaataaataaatacctttaaaaaaaaaaaaNNNNNNNNNNNNNNNNNNNNNNNNNNNNNNNNNNNNNNNNNNNNNNNNNNNNNNNNNNNNNNNNNNNNNNNNNNNNNNNNNNNNNNNNNNNNNNNNNNNNNNNNNNNNNNNNNNNNNNNNNNNNNNNNNNNNNNNNNNNNNNNNNNNNNNNNNNNNNNNNNNNNNNNNNNNNNNNNNNNNNNNNNNNNNNNNNNNNNNNNNNNNNNNNNNNNNNNNNNNNNNNNNNNNNNNNNNNNNNNNNNNNNNNNNNNNNNNNNNNNNNNNNNNNNNNNNNNNNNNNNNNNNNNNNNNNNNNNNNNNNNNNNNNNNNNNNNNNNNNNNNNNNNNNNNNNNNNNNNNNNNNNNNNNNNNNNNNNNNNNNNNNNNNNNNNNNNNNNNNNNNNNNNNNNNNNNNNNNNNNNNNNNNNNNNNNNNNNNNNNNNNNNNNNNNNNNNNNNNNNNNNNNNNNNNNNaaaaaaaaaaaaaagaaagaaagaaaagaaaagaacctaaTGGGATATAATATAAAGGtacttcattaatttttgtttcaacttttaaggtttattttattatatgtatattttgcctacatctatgtgtgtgtactatatatGTACTTAGAGGACAGAACAGGACACTGAATCCCTTGGGcctggttgtgagctaccatgtacaTGCTGAGAATTGagtttgggtcttctgcaagagaaacaagtgctcttaactgctaaaccaacTCTTCTCCCTttgttatcattttcttttttactgaactgaaaaaaaaaaagtttttatatatgtataatgggggtgttgtctgcatgcatgtctgatgtccaggaaggccagaagagggcatccgagcCACTGGATCTGGATTTACAGATGTTGTaagccatcatatgggtgctgggaatctaacctggGCCCTCAGTAAGAGCTGTCAGTACTATTAACCTCTCAGCCTTCTGCCCAACTTCAGTGCCCCCAAGTTTTAAGCCTAGTTATCTAGAAAAATGTTGGCATCATATATTTCACCAACAGAAGAGGaaagtaattgtgtgtgtgtgtgtgtgtgtgtgtgtgttagcctaCATAgttatgtgcatgtgcagaggtcagaggacaacttgggagttggctctctccttccacagtgtggAATCTGCATGTCCAGCTCAATGCctatctgctgagccatgttGCCGGCCCCTTCGGCCGTTTTTTTGTGTAAGTGAACTCCCCAGCAGAAATGCATACATTCAGTGTGCCTTCCTAGGACAGACGATGCAAAGTTATGATGATTgaatatacagagagaaaccaagaCTGGAGCCTCAGAGAACACCCACACTCTGGTAGGTGGAAATGGAGCCATTGAGAAACCTAGAAAGTGCTGCCAGGTGGGTAAGAGGAGAGTTGGGACTGTGTGTAGTCACAAGATCTAAGGAAAGCTTTAGAAGGTCGAGTTAAGTGTCAAGAGATACAGTACACAGGCTTTGTGGAGGCTCCCGGGTTTCACTATTGATTGGGGGGAGGTGTGTTACAAAATACTTCAGTGCTGACTCTGTGGGCTCATTAGTTACTTTGGAAGGTGCGACAGGATGAAAGTAGTGTGAGCTGGGCTGCAGACAGTTGGCCGCAGTGGTAGTGACGTACTAGAAAAACCACTCTGGGGAATTACGGTGCATATAGAGGCTGTAGGCTTTGTTTTgtaagagcacttgcctagcatgcatgggaACCAGAGTTCAGTCCCGAGTACTGAGTGATAGTGAGATGGAGCAGAACCATAGTGCAAAGAGGAGAAGGGATATTTTGGTTCAAGGAGTATTTTCAGCAAGCCAATAACTGGTGACACAGGGGAAGTAACTATTATGGGTAGCAAATTAAGTTACAAGTTCCACAAATAAAAGAcaatcctggggctggagagatggctcagcggttaaggtcactgacggctcttccaaaggtcctgagttcaaatctcagcaaccacatggtagctcacaaccatctgtaatgagatctgatgccctcttctggtgtgtctgaagacagctacagtgtactaacatatagcagtaattaaaaaaaaaaaaaaaaagacaatcctTAGGACTGGAAAGCTGTTGCTGTCTTGCGGAAGACCTGTATTTGGCCCTCTATACCTCTGTGGTGGCTGTCAAACATCTATAActaagttccaggggatccaatgccttcttctgacctccttggatATTGcatatatggtgcacatacattcaggcaaataatcatacatgtaaaataaaaataaatcttaaaaaataaaaagagccaggcatggtagctcatgcctcctttaaccccagcactcaggaagcagaggtaggtctGGTCTGTGTGACAAgtcccaggccagtcagggccacatagtgaaaccctgtttcaaaaaaataagatagaaaaagcCATCAAAATCATAGATGGAGCTAAGAGTGGTGTTTCATGCTGCAATTTGTGGGGATCCAGCATCACCttgatttctaggccagcctgtccTACACAAATAAAAGTTTGCCTCAGAAAGGAGgtcatattttatgaaataaagggAGGTGACTTATTTACCAGAATACTGGGCTTGAGAAACAGGAGAAAGCTGACTACTGAGAAGCATGCTGAGCAGCTAAGAACCAATGACTAAGAAGACAGAATTATCTGATGCTCCGGGAAGGACGAGGATGAGAGAGGAAATGGTTTTGGTAGAAACTAggacaaatagaaagaaaggaatacaCAGAGTAGGGTGGAGATCCATTCATGGGCTTCAGTTAGTAACACCTGAGTAGCTTTCCTTGGCCTAGCATACACTTAGCACTTAACTGTTGTTTGAGTAGGGATATGGCCCAGACTCTGAGTCCTCCTACCCTGACCTCAACAATTCTAGGGCACGATGCCCTCTTCAAAACTGGCACCCCAGTGACTGTCTGGGCTTTCCCTCTtctggaggcagcagcaggtTACATACACATTTACCCCCAAGCATCAACAGCTCCCATCAAAGCAGAAGTGTCCAGAGCAGAAGAACCTGCTTGTCTGGCCAGCTGGGATATTCCACGGGGAGAGACCCAAAGGGAAACGTACCAGTTTCTGAGTGTGAACAGACACAAACCCAAACACTtcagctctgaacctgtaattgTCCAAGGGTGCTCCCTCACAGACTCTTTATGATCCCACCCAACTCTACCTTGCGGAGCTCATGTTCGTGAACACAtctgtcctctcttcttttcAGAAGGTCAGTGGGTGAGATTTATGGTACTCCAGGCTCCAAGTTTTCAATTTACAACAGTCAGAAAAGTGTTTAAGTAAAAAATGTCTTTAatcagaaaggatttattttttcctcaccacaaatacattaaaagtaaaaaaaaaaaaaatacacataaacatttatttatacaaaCTGGGAATCAGGACAGTTGCAGAGCCTGGGTTAGGGCTGAGGATCAGGAGCAACTAGAGGATGGCTAATCATCTGTGGGTCTGGGTGTCCTTTagtcatctctctgtctgtcgTAGGTAGGACAGGCGGACAAAGGATGCAGCTCCAGTCTGATGGCAGTGTTACTGGTAAACTGTGGCAACGAGGCTCCTCTGCAAACAGTTTCTTCCGATCACCAGGGATGACAGGAGACAGTGTAGACGGTGGGGTCGGAGTGCCCGGAGCAGAATGCGTGAAGGGCTGTCCTCCTTTCTGGAGGACAAGGATGACGCCAATGCTGGCTCCAGTGCCTATGGGGCTGTGGCCGGAGCTGGAGCCTTGGGGACTGAGGGGAGGGTTACAAATTGGAGTGTTATGAATCCAGGTGAGGTTCATAGCCGGCCATCCTGTGAGATGCCAAGGCTGCTTTGGTTTCCAAAGTAAATGTCCCAGCTGTGTTTGGCCCATCTTCTCTATGAGAGGTGCAGGAGAAGCAGCACCTGAGTCACCGTGGTGGCTAGGAAAGTGCTAGAGAATGGGAAAACGGAAAAATAAGAGTTAAAAAAGCTTACAGATAAGCTCACTTAAGCTCAGACCTTGGCTTTCCTTGAGAACTCCCTGTGCAGTGCAAACAAATGTTGTTTTGTGCAACAGGTATATTCTTGCCAGGGGATAATGAAGTAAAAATGTTAGCAATCAAGTAATGCTCCCATCCTTTCAACAGAAAGTTGGAGGTGACTCTGTGTAACAGACTGGATGAGGCTACTAGAAACAGACAAAACTAAAAGAGTCCTATGATTCTCATTATTTATACAATGATTCCTGTTCAGTTTCTTTAAATCAAATGCAGGGCCTACTAGGTGGCAGGAAAGCAGTCTCATAAACAACACCGCCAGCCAGGGAAACTGAAAGGACATTTAATTTCTGTGTTGAAAGGTCTCATTTCCCATGTTTAGTTCTTTATGAGGCATCCTGTTAATTTTTCAATCAGTCATTTTCACATCACTAGAAACTATAGTTGActtagctgggcatgatggtgcgcacctttaatctgagcactcaagaggctgaggcagatgcaTCTCTgtgtttaaggctagcctggtctacagagcaagttgcagGTCAGctactacacagggaaactctgttttcaaacaaacaaacaataaaggaaaggatgaaagaaagaaagggtgagagaaagaaagagaaacctaCTATGTAAGGTTTGGTTAAAGTTATGTTTATAGAAGTCAAAAGATGAAGGGCTGGGGGGTAggacaagaagagaaaaatggaggcATCTTCCTGTGTGAGTCATTTGGCCAGATTAAAGGCCTTCCGAATCTGTGCAGAAAGCAGATGATCTCTGACAGGAGGGCAGGGGTAAATTTCATGAGATCTCAACAGGATAGAGCAAACATCTAGACTAAATCTAAAAATCACAGTAATGCACAAAGTTAGGCAGCATGCCCTTccctgggagagaaaaaggaatggAAGGACACTGGAAGGTTACATTCTCCAGACACAGTCCATCCTTTATtcttctcccatctcttccttgGTTTTTAGGTTCATACCTTGCTTATCTGATGCCTGCTACCTCCTGAGGATGATTTCTGGGCAGCTATATGAGGAAACCAAGTCTTTAACATCCCTTCCACCTGCAGCAAGGTTCCCAGATAACGTTCTCTGTGAAAAGAGggtattttaaaaaggagaattgTACAGGCCTCCCTCAATAAGATcctgaggagaggaggaagggaagagggaaactcaCCCCATCTGAGGCTTCTGTAAAACACCCACTATACGCTGGATCCGGTCCATGGCCACACTCTGCTGGAAGCTACTTAATCCTAGGGTGAAAGAGGAAGGGTGATTAGAGGGCGTGGGATGTATGTAACTCAGTGGCAGAGAACTTGTCTGTGGTACGCAAAGCTCTAGGTTCACTCCCAGCATTGAGAGAAACAGCAGAGGTGGGGACTGAGGTTATGTAAAGGAAAGACAAGAGATAGATGGGGTTCAAATGAATTCCCATGTCCCAAAGAGAAATGTAAGATTTCACTCAGAGAAGGGggctacccccacccccagaaatgTAATTAGTCAGGTCATTACCTCTATCAAAGCGACCCATCTTTAGTCCGTTCAGTAGGTCTGTGAGGGGCCGTATGAACCCTTGGAGCTCTTTACACTGTAGAAAAACAGCACAAGACTTTGAGACCAGCAGTAGTTTTTCTGCTATAATGTATCTGGCAGCCAATACCATCATCTTAGGGTCCTTATCAACCAATTAGGTGTTTGACACTGCACTTCCTTCTCTGCTTTGTTACCTTTTGAGCAAAGAGCAGGTCTCCCTCTGTGGTACATCCTTGGGTGTTTAGACGCGTCTCCAGTTCACCGTCTCTTGATCTTTTGACTTCAGATCCTTGCTGTTCCAGATGAGATGCTGTATGTTGGTTACTAGAAACCCTGGGTCGATGTCTGCAGCGGATAGGGCCTGGACTGGGCCTGGAACCTCCTCTCTGACCCACAGTGTCTGGCCTGAGCTCGTAGGTGCCCTTGCCCTCCCTCTCATTATCAGAAGGGAAGCTAAAGTCACTGTTCACAGGGGACGTGGAAAATgacggggagagagaggaggaggaataagaagAAACGCTAGATGGAGATTCCATAGGTCCAGGAGCAGGCGGGGGCTGAAGAGCAGCTCCCGTAGTACCAAAGATCAGAACCTGCAATTGAAAAGCAAAGCGAGGGAGTCTGAAATCAGAGGATTAGGAAAGGGACTGGGAGACTGGAGCATTCTACACAGAGTAACacggtttttgctttgttttgttgtttttgtctttccatTCTCAATAGAAACAAGGGAAGAAAAACTTGCTCTTCCACCCGCATTCAAAATCTAGACCGCCAGCCCACGCAGAGCTCTTGACCCCACACAGCCTTTCTTCCCCTTGGGTTCAGAGTGAATAACCGACTTTACACCTTCCCCTCAGCCTGCAGTTCTGGGCTGTTCCCGGCCAGACCTCATAGGGATCCTATCGACCTAAAAAACGGCACCCGCTAGAGGCTGCTCTGCGCACCGGAACCCACCTCAGGTCCCTAGAGTACCGGCCCCATAGACACCCAGCTCCAAGGTTTTCGCATCCCTCACCGTCAGGTGCACTGCGCTGGTCCGTCTACGGTCGCGCCTGCCAGGTGATGCAATACCTCCCGACACGCCGATCTGCGGTCTTACAAGCCCATCCGCTCCGGGTCGTCCTCCGGAGAGCACACGACTCTCGTCCGCTTACCCGGGTCTGTCGGCTCAGCCCCGGTCGGTATCCAGCTCCTCAACTGTCTGTGCGGGTCTAGCCGACCCACCTCCGCCTCACTCCTGTGGGTCCcgccccttcccccctcccagaCACGTGCGGCTCCGCACGTGCCTCCCCCTGCGTACACAGACCTTGCGCTCTCATTGGATAGCTTGCCGGCAACACGTGACCCGAGGTACAGACGCTCACAGCCCATTTGCTGCGGCACGCGGGGGCTCGGCCAATAAGGAGGCAGCCAAGCGGTGATTGGCTGGAAGGGAAGCAGTCCACGCTCCGCCCGTACATGCGGCTCCTCGGGTGATAAAAAAGGAGGATggaaaaaagtgaaaatgaagGAAGAGGCGGAAAAGGGTGGAGCTCGTAGCCTTAAATAGGACGGCACTGCGCGGGAGACGCGCGGCTCGAGTGTGCCGAGCGGGGCCGGGCCACGGAGGTAGCGCGTCTGGACGTGGGCCCCTCTGAGCGCCTCCGCGCACGGGCGCAGCACGTGGGAGCCGTCAGCAACTCGTGTCCGCAACGTGTGTGACAACGGACGTGTGACGCCGGGCATCCGTTCCCTTGTCGGCGGCTCGCCCTCGTGACTCCCCACTCTTTCATCCTCCCCTCCTCGCCACCAAGTTGGGTGCCTCCTGCCCTGCTGGGCGAGGAGGGTGGGGACTGTGGCCGGAACACCGCGTCCTCTCTGGGGCTCCCGCCGCGCGGCTTCTCCAGCCGGTTCTTACGTAACTTGCCACGCACGTTACCAGGTCGGATGCCAGCCCGCCAGACTCTAGAGGTCAAAGGCGAACTTGTCCCTGACTTTTCTGCCCCGGGCCCTTCGGACCCTTCACTCAGAATTCTCTGATTCTCAGTACAGGGAACAGAGTAGAGTAGATCGTTAATCCTCAAGGTTGTGGCTTTATTTGGCTTCAGTTTATTTGTTCCTTTGAGAAAACTGGGAAACgttgaggaaggaaaaaagcaagTCCAGAGTTTAGAGAGTCATCAACAGACGTTAACATCCGTTGCACCAAGACATAGTTAAAGGAAACAATGGAGAGCAGGACCCTGTAGACTGAAGCAGAGGAATCGCAAGGGGGCACTCTAGTTCTGATTAGGGTCGAGAGAgcaagacaaatatatatatattttttttaatgcatagtcttattaaaagaaaaagttggaCAGGGATATAAGTCATGGTTTGGAGAACGGGTGGTTATTTTACATATGTTCTAATgcttttttacttatatttagcAATGTGGTTATTTTAGGAAGTAGAAAGGGATTTCTAAATTAAACCTCAGCACTGTTTCCCCAAACACAATTTCAAgacaatatcaaataaaatataagtaatctaggtgtggtggctcatgccttctGTAATCCTAGGGGTTGGATGCAAGATCAGTTTAAGACCAACCTAAGCTACATGGGAccctcagaaaaagaaaaaaaaaaaaaataagagttagAATGCCAGGCTCAGAATGAACCTGTTATCTGTGAATATTCTCTATTCTACACCAAACTCTATATTTATTTATGGGGTATAATTCCTTCTAATTAGTTGatatctaattcttttttttttttttttctttttccctttgagacagggtttctctgtgtagctctggctgttctggaactcattttgtagaccaggctggccctccaactcagagatctgcctgcctctgcgtccctgGATTCTAATTCTCTTTCTAATCTGCCCTTCATGCCCCTAAATCTTGGTGTATGTGTCAGTGTTGACTTTAGAACAGACTCTCATTAAGAAGTAGGcagaactaatttttttctttttctttctttgttaaagaattatttattgtatgtatatgcatacactgtagctgtcttcagacacagtagcatcggatcccattacagatggttgtgagccacaatgtggttgctgggaattgaactcaggacctctggaagagcagtcagtgcttttaaccgctga
This window encodes:
- the Ciart gene encoding circadian-associated transcriptional repressor — translated: MESPSSVSSYSSSSLSPSFSTSPVNSDFSFPSDNEREGKGTYELRPDTVGQRGGSRPSPGPIRCRHRPRVSSNQHTASHLEQQGSEVKRSRDGELETRLNTQGCTTEGDLLFAQKCKELQGFIRPLTDLLNGLKMGRFDRGLSSFQQSVAMDRIQRIVGVLQKPQMGERYLGTLLQVEGMLKTWFPHIAAQKSSSGGSRHQISKHFPSHHGDSGAASPAPLIEKMGQTQLGHLLWKPKQPWHLTGWPAMNLTWIHNTPICNPPLSPQGSSSGHSPIGTGASIGVILVLQKGGQPFTHSAPGTPTPPSTLSPVIPGDRKKLFAEEPRCHSLPVTLPSDWSCILCPPVLPTTDREMTKGHPDPQMISHPLVAPDPQP